The segment TTCGGAACACGACCTGGGGATTGGCAATCCTTAGCGTAGCGCAGGAGGAACGGGGTAGCCATATATTGCGGTTGGTTGTAGTGCCGACCCTGATATTACCCGGTGTGCTGTGCCATGGGCAACCAAGAATGTCGGATCGATACTCAAGGGCTGGGAGATCCTGAAGACGTTCGACCTCCTGAAGACGTCACGTCGGGGGGGCTGTAGCCCAGAGGGGGACCGTTGAAGCCCGTACAGCTCGATGAGACGGTGTTGTACGGAGCAAGAGTGCTACGTGAGCTTCGGGCGGACCCTGCGTCAGTCGATCAAACGGCGAAGATGCTTACCTACTTCGTTGTGGCCGTCAGCTCCAACCGGCCCGATTTCCACCAACACTTACGTCACCGAAACGCCGGCGCACACCCGGAGACAACTATGGCCACGTTGGCACTAGCCGTTGTCACTAACCGGATTCTGTTTCCTAACTCGCTGAGTATCAGCGATGGTGGACGCTCCCGGACTCGAACCGGGGACCCCTAGTGTGTGATACTAGTGCTCTAACCAACTGAGCTAAGCGTCCGTCAGGAACGCGAGAACGTGGAGTCCTCTCCGCCGCGAATCAATTCTGTTTTTTTGCCGAGTGATTCCGTCTCGGCGAACCGGCCAACGACACCTCGAGCTCACACCGGCCACGCTACGCGTTGAGGTTTTCCGCCCAGAACGACACCACTCGCAAGGTGACGCTGAAGGGGTGCAGGAGGGATCCAAGAAGGCAGCAAGAGGGCATCAAGAGGGACCGCCGGCTCGGACATCAACGAGTTGCACGAGCAACCGTGCGGATATACCCCAAAACGGCGATTCGAGGAACGAACTCCGACGATCGGTTCGAGTGACCGCGATGACGCCAGCCGGCCGGGCTCAGCGAGCCCGGCTACAACAAACCCGCGACGAGGGCGTCGCGGCCCCATCCAAGACGCGGTGGCCGGCGTGGTCAGGGTGTCCCGCGGTGTGACACCGTGCGGCGCAGTCTGGCCCGGCTGATCCCGAAACCCGCCGGATCACCGAGGGAATACCGCGCCGGCTTGCTGGCCCAAAATTTGCGACGAGGTTTCATCATGGATTTTGCCAAGCTCACCCAAATGTCACGACAGGCCGTGACCGAGGCGCAGAATGTCGCCCGGCGGCTGCACCACAACGAGGTCGACACGTGGCACCTGCTGTCCGCTCTGCTCGGGCAGGAGAACGGGATCGTGCCCGGACTGCTCGATAAACTCGCGATCACGCCGAGTGCCGTGCAACTGGCCGTGGAGCGCGAGCTCGAGCGGCTGCCGAAAGTCACCGGCAGCGTCGACACGTCCAAGGTTTACGTGACCCAGGCCGTCAACGAAGCGCTCACGCGCGCCGAGGACGAGGCTGGGAAGCTGAAGGACGAATACGTTTCAGTCGAACACCTGTTCCTGGGATTGCTCGAGGTCGGCAAGCCCGACGCGCTAAAGAAGCTGTTCAAGAGCTTTGGACTGGACCGCGCGAAAGTGCTGAAGGCGCTGCAGGACGTCCGCGGGGCACAGCGCGTGACCACCGACAATCCCGAGGCCACCTACCAGGCGTTGGAAAAATACGGCATCGACCTCGTGGCGCAGGCGCGGAAGGGGAAGATGGATCCGGTGATCGGCCGCGATGAAGAAATCCGGCGCACGATCCGGATTTTGTCGCGCAAGACGAAGAACAATCCCGTGCTCATCGGCGAGCCGGGCGTCGGCAAGACCGCGATCGTCGAGGGGCTCGCGCAGCGGATTCTCCGCGGTGACGTGCCGGAGGGATTGAAGGACAAGACGATCTTCGCACTCGACATGGGCGCACTCGTCGCCGGCGCGAAATACCGCGGCGAGTTCGAGGAGCGGCTGAAGGCCGTGCTCACCGAGATCAAACAGAGCGAGGGTCGGGTTCTCCTTTTCATCGACGAACTGCACCTGATCGTCGGCGCCGGCAAAACTGAGGGCGCGATGGACGCGGGCAACCTGCTCAAACCGATGCTCGCGCGCGGCGAGCTGCACTGCATCGGCGCCACCACGCTCGACGAATACCGCAAGCACATCGAGAAGGACGCGGCGCTCGAGCGACGTTTCCAACCGGTGGTCGTGGACCAGCCGTCGGTCGAGGACGCAATCTCGATCCTGCGCGGATTACGCGAGCGGTTCGAGTTGCACCACGGCGTGAAGATCCAGGACAACGCGCTGGTGAGCGCGGTCACACTCTCCAATCGCTACATCAGCGACCGGTTCCTGCCCGACAAGGCGATCGACCTCGTCGACGAGGCGTGCGCGATGATCCGGACGGAGATGGATTCGATGCCGCAGGAGCTCGATGAGCTCACGCGGCGCGTGCTCCGGCTCGAGATCGAGGAGACCGCACTGGCGAAGGAAAAAGACGAAGCGAGCGCGCGGCGGCTGGAGTCACTGCGCAAGGAACTCGCCGAGGCCCGCGAGAAGGCGAAGGCGATCCGGATGCACTGGGAAAAGGAAAAGGCCGCGATCGGCCGGACGCGGAAACTCCGCGAGGAGATCGAGGCGGCGCGGCTCGAGATGGAAAAAGCCGAGCGTGCCTACGACCTCAACAAGGTGGCTGAACTTCGCCACGGCAAGATCCCGCAAATGGAAGCCGAGTTGAAGAAGCTCGAGCAGGCCGGCGCGGGTGCGACGCTGTTCAAGGAAGAAGTTTCCGAGGAGGAGATCGCCGAAGTCGTCTCGAAGTGGAGCGGCGTGCCGGTGACGCGGCTCGTCGAAGGCGAGAAGGAAAAGCTGCTGCGGCTCGAGGAGGTGCTGCACCAGCGCGTCGTGGGTCAGGACGAGGCGGTCACGCTCGTGACCGAGGCGATCCTGCGCGCGCGCAGCGGGATCAAGGATCCCCGCCGGCCGGTGGGCAGCTTCCTGTTCCTCGGCCCGACGGGCGTGGGCAAAACCGAGCTGGCGAAGACGCTCGCCGAGACGTTGTTCGACAGCGAGGCGGCGATGGTGCGGATCGACATGTCGGA is part of the Opitutus terrae PB90-1 genome and harbors:
- the clpB gene encoding ATP-dependent chaperone ClpB → MDFAKLTQMSRQAVTEAQNVARRLHHNEVDTWHLLSALLGQENGIVPGLLDKLAITPSAVQLAVERELERLPKVTGSVDTSKVYVTQAVNEALTRAEDEAGKLKDEYVSVEHLFLGLLEVGKPDALKKLFKSFGLDRAKVLKALQDVRGAQRVTTDNPEATYQALEKYGIDLVAQARKGKMDPVIGRDEEIRRTIRILSRKTKNNPVLIGEPGVGKTAIVEGLAQRILRGDVPEGLKDKTIFALDMGALVAGAKYRGEFEERLKAVLTEIKQSEGRVLLFIDELHLIVGAGKTEGAMDAGNLLKPMLARGELHCIGATTLDEYRKHIEKDAALERRFQPVVVDQPSVEDAISILRGLRERFELHHGVKIQDNALVSAVTLSNRYISDRFLPDKAIDLVDEACAMIRTEMDSMPQELDELTRRVLRLEIEETALAKEKDEASARRLESLRKELAEAREKAKAIRMHWEKEKAAIGRTRKLREEIEAARLEMEKAERAYDLNKVAELRHGKIPQMEAELKKLEQAGAGATLFKEEVSEEEIAEVVSKWSGVPVTRLVEGEKEKLLRLEEVLHQRVVGQDEAVTLVTEAILRARSGIKDPRRPVGSFLFLGPTGVGKTELAKTLAETLFDSEAAMVRIDMSEYMEKHSVARMIGAPPGYVGYDEGGQLTEAVRRKPYAVVLFDEIEKAHPDVFNVLLQVLDDGRITDSQGRTVDFKNTVIIMTSNIGSRYLLEGVSGSSIPDSVRESVMAELRKSFRPEFLNRIDETILFKPLTLEEITTIVDLLLADLNKRLADRRVTVSLDAKAKEWTAEKGYDPVFGARPLKRFLQRNIETKLARALISGEVGEDSAVKFTIKNDELVMAGKSSPIPAAAQR